One part of the Thermococcus litoralis DSM 5473 genome encodes these proteins:
- a CDS encoding ABC transporter permease, producing MSFVKKFGAIYKTDLKLLRRDPMLLYSVAMTLVILLIIRYFKDRIGIYYSLLALLGLIFIPMIFGMIPGFMMADEKEDKTIQALQVIPISSEAFLAYRLTWASIVVAVFTFVAPYILDIEIPQKGILALMTLFLFEVWIYGLLITVFSESRMQALTVSKVIGWFLMLPPVIKLVVVWRNLSTDWSKFTAFLPTYWLYKVFEGIPLNDYSNFPIALAVHLAWLIPLVVLFRKRVV from the coding sequence ATGAGTTTTGTGAAGAAGTTTGGAGCTATTTACAAGACCGACCTCAAGCTCCTGAGGAGGGACCCGATGCTCCTGTACAGCGTTGCTATGACTCTCGTGATCCTCCTCATCATCCGCTACTTCAAAGACCGCATCGGGATTTATTATTCCCTCTTGGCTCTCTTAGGCTTGATATTCATACCCATGATATTCGGCATGATACCTGGCTTCATGATGGCCGACGAGAAGGAAGACAAAACTATTCAAGCCCTCCAAGTTATCCCCATCTCAAGCGAGGCCTTTTTGGCATATAGGCTAACTTGGGCTTCAATAGTAGTGGCTGTATTTACTTTCGTTGCCCCCTATATACTCGACATAGAAATACCTCAAAAGGGCATTCTAGCTCTGATGACTCTCTTCCTCTTCGAGGTGTGGATCTACGGGCTGCTCATCACGGTGTTCTCGGAGTCAAGGATGCAGGCTTTAACAGTAAGCAAAGTCATTGGCTGGTTCCTAATGCTCCCACCGGTGATAAAGCTCGTCGTCGTATGGAGAAACCTCTCAACGGACTGGAGTAAGTTCACTGCTTTCCTCCCAACTTACTGGCTCTACAAGGTCTTTGAAGGAATCCCACTTAACGACTACAGCAATTTCCCAATAGCTCTTGCGGTGCATCTGGCGTGGCTGATACCTCTGGTAGTGCTGTTTAGGAAGAGAGTGGTGTAG
- a CDS encoding fluoroquinolone export ABC transporter permease subunit, whose product MMKNLLKTSVIVGSRSYVYPIYVLIGLAYGLMLLAFPEQYLPTMVPIFLLFEPGLVGFMFVGTEIFAEKKDGAISALAVTPIEWRSYILAKTVIMSVLSIIGAVLIMAIGTRSLDGLPYVITGVFLCSVVYTLLGIGIAAKYHDLDDYFVPIMAVLVVSLLPFAHYHGYFTNEIWKVLYIVPSYPALYFFKAPFVEVSRDTLALSGVALLLWLAIAYYIAKIRFYKYAVEGLR is encoded by the coding sequence ATGATGAAGAACCTGCTGAAAACAAGCGTAATCGTCGGATCAAGGAGCTACGTCTACCCTATATACGTGCTGATAGGCCTCGCCTACGGCCTGATGCTCCTGGCGTTTCCAGAGCAGTACCTCCCTACAATGGTGCCCATATTCCTCCTCTTCGAGCCGGGGCTCGTTGGATTTATGTTCGTTGGAACGGAGATATTCGCGGAGAAGAAGGATGGCGCAATAAGCGCCCTCGCAGTGACGCCGATAGAGTGGAGGAGCTACATTCTAGCTAAGACTGTCATAATGAGCGTTCTCTCGATAATTGGGGCAGTGCTAATAATGGCTATTGGCACGCGCTCCCTCGACGGGCTTCCCTACGTCATCACTGGGGTCTTCCTGTGCTCGGTGGTTTACACACTCCTCGGCATAGGGATAGCGGCAAAGTACCACGATCTTGATGATTACTTCGTGCCAATAATGGCCGTCCTGGTGGTTTCCCTGCTCCCCTTCGCCCACTACCACGGCTACTTCACAAACGAAATATGGAAAGTCCTCTACATTGTTCCCAGCTATCCAGCCCTCTACTTCTTCAAAGCACCATTTGTAGAGGTCTCAAGGGATACCTTGGCGCTTTCAGGGGTAGCTTTGCTTCTCTGGTTGGCTATAGCTTACTACATCGCTAAAATCAGGTTCTACAAGTACGCTGTGGAGGGATTGAGATGA
- a CDS encoding ABC transporter ATP-binding protein has protein sequence MPVIEVKNVRKYYGDVRGVENLSFEVEEGEIYGFLGPNGAGKTTTVKILVKIIKDYTGEVKVFGKDLRRWGKEYYNKIGVSFEFPAVYSRLTALENLEFFASFYKKHLDPMEVLKMVGLDKEADQLVAGFSKGMKKKLDLARALLPDPDILFLDEPLEGLDPASARKFKDLFLEMRENGKTIFLTTHNMYVADELCDRVAFIVDGSVRLVDNPGELKVKMGKKLVKVEYVVNGDVAVKEFPLEGIGRNEEFLRIIREHEIRRINTEEPTLEEIFLKVTGRRLV, from the coding sequence ATGCCTGTGATTGAGGTTAAGAATGTTAGAAAGTATTACGGCGATGTTAGGGGTGTTGAGAACCTCAGCTTCGAGGTTGAGGAAGGGGAAATCTACGGTTTTCTGGGGCCAAACGGGGCCGGAAAAACCACAACCGTCAAAATTCTCGTCAAGATAATAAAGGACTATACTGGAGAAGTTAAGGTTTTTGGCAAAGACCTTAGGAGGTGGGGCAAGGAGTACTACAACAAAATCGGCGTTTCCTTCGAGTTTCCAGCTGTTTACTCCCGCTTAACGGCCCTCGAAAACCTTGAGTTCTTCGCGAGCTTCTACAAGAAGCACCTCGACCCGATGGAAGTCCTCAAGATGGTGGGACTTGATAAAGAGGCAGACCAACTCGTTGCCGGCTTCTCCAAGGGCATGAAGAAAAAACTTGATTTGGCAAGGGCTCTACTTCCCGATCCAGATATACTCTTCCTCGACGAACCGCTTGAGGGCCTTGATCCAGCGAGCGCGAGGAAGTTCAAAGACTTATTCCTTGAGATGAGGGAGAACGGAAAGACGATTTTCCTCACCACACACAACATGTATGTTGCCGATGAACTCTGCGACAGGGTTGCCTTCATCGTTGACGGCTCCGTAAGGCTAGTGGACAACCCGGGCGAGCTCAAGGTGAAGATGGGTAAAAAACTCGTTAAGGTGGAATACGTTGTTAATGGTGATGTCGCTGTGAAGGAGTTCCCGCTCGAGGGCATCGGCCGGAACGAGGAGTTCCTTAGGATTATCAGAGAGCACGAGATAAGGAGAATCAACACGGAGGAGCCGACCTTAGAGGAGATATTCCTCAAGGTGACGGGGAGGCGGCTCGTATGA
- a CDS encoding ion channel codes for MCKMAHFGNCDPDTANQKYCIFHKPNKSEEEAREFYRKFLERFKPRVEEIEVHGQKVKRLVFEELVDARGFVFPRIPNELIKYSDPEGNTLDEIFSFEWAVFKENVWFSYSNFEQAYIQSSLELKDIELFQSFGSDQVPDVEIDSFKTLDVDMIYKDLQSMIPIENFISFRYSKFEKEALFERAKFSVARFMGAQFNRGIFENAEFKYADFMWAQFNIADFNWAVFEEAIFEDSKFNIAHFMESKFNKANFARAQFKKAYFTDETIVYPGELLTIYEGWTKFNEANFKGAKFNELYFTRVRVLTYISFDGAVITDRAMFIEPNSSDINSLLDENCVDKECWKDITVNNSFKMCIKRFCHPQPLAEIAKMQRIIYERLGDKENADKMFVLEMRAKRKARLKNAQTKFEKLKAYTHNFFEWLLGDLPSEYGTNWIRLLGISLLVIIGNAIPYTIWSNFIEGFPQTSNYLVRFANAFYYSLVTFTTLGYGDMHPTGWLKALSALEAFTGAVFMALIVAVIARKWMR; via the coding sequence ATGTGCAAGATGGCGCACTTCGGTAACTGTGACCCAGATACTGCTAACCAGAAGTACTGTATTTTTCATAAGCCGAACAAGAGTGAGGAAGAGGCGAGAGAGTTCTACAGGAAGTTTTTGGAGAGATTTAAGCCAAGAGTCGAAGAGATTGAAGTTCATGGACAAAAGGTAAAGAGGTTAGTTTTTGAGGAACTGGTTGATGCTAGAGGGTTCGTGTTTCCGCGGATTCCAAACGAACTAATTAAATATTCTGATCCAGAGGGGAATACATTAGATGAAATTTTCTCTTTTGAGTGGGCAGTATTTAAGGAAAATGTATGGTTTAGCTATTCAAATTTCGAACAAGCATATATTCAAAGTAGTCTCGAGTTGAAGGATATAGAGCTTTTTCAAAGTTTTGGAAGCGATCAGGTTCCTGATGTGGAAATTGACTCTTTTAAAACTCTAGACGTTGACATGATCTATAAAGACCTGCAAAGCATGATTCCAATTGAGAACTTTATAAGCTTTCGATACTCAAAATTCGAAAAGGAAGCACTATTTGAAAGAGCAAAATTTAGTGTTGCTAGATTCATGGGTGCACAGTTTAATCGAGGAATTTTTGAGAATGCGGAATTTAAATATGCTGATTTTATGTGGGCACAGTTCAATATTGCAGACTTCAATTGGGCAGTCTTTGAAGAAGCTATTTTTGAAGATTCAAAATTTAACATAGCTCACTTCATGGAAAGCAAGTTCAACAAAGCAAACTTTGCGAGAGCACAATTCAAAAAAGCATACTTTACTGATGAGACAATAGTGTATCCTGGGGAGCTTTTAACTATCTACGAAGGGTGGACTAAATTTAACGAGGCTAATTTTAAAGGTGCAAAATTTAATGAGTTGTACTTTACGAGAGTTCGAGTCCTCACCTACATATCTTTCGATGGAGCTGTAATTACGGATAGAGCGATGTTTATTGAACCTAACTCTTCAGATATAAACTCTTTGTTGGATGAAAACTGCGTAGATAAAGAATGTTGGAAAGACATAACCGTAAATAACTCATTTAAGATGTGTATTAAACGTTTTTGCCATCCTCAACCACTCGCAGAAATTGCCAAAATGCAACGCATTATATACGAGCGACTTGGTGATAAAGAAAACGCAGACAAAATGTTTGTCCTCGAAATGCGGGCTAAACGAAAAGCCCGTCTCAAAAATGCGCAAACGAAGTTTGAAAAGCTCAAAGCTTATACCCATAATTTCTTTGAATGGCTTCTTGGAGACTTACCCTCAGAATACGGGACAAACTGGATTCGCTTGTTAGGAATTTCATTGCTTGTGATTATCGGGAATGCTATTCCTTACACCATCTGGAGCAACTTCATTGAGGGGTTCCCTCAAACATCCAATTACCTCGTTCGCTTTGCCAACGCCTTCTACTACTCTCTCGTCACATTCACAACCCTTGGCTACGGCGACATGCATCCAACGGGCTGGCTTAAAGCACTAAGCGCCCTCGAAGCATTCACAGGTGCCGTCTTCATGGCACTCATTGTTGCGGTCATAGCAAGAAAATGGATGAGATAA
- a CDS encoding class I SAM-dependent methyltransferase has translation MKKNVWEEFFNREAPHYLDEPFTKNTKEEIEFIMREFRLPKGAKILDVGCGVGRHSLELAKRGYKVTGIDISEGMLREAMKKAEEEDVQVEFIKADATKFKRENEFDAAICLCEGAFSLLGLSDDPIEHDLAILRNVYDSLKPGGKFLLTALSALGRVKGATNEDIEKGIFDPNSMTFFEEIEAPDGTKFPIRERVYVPTELYLMFKMAGFNVLGIWGGTAGRWGKRKVDFDDIEIMVLAEKQG, from the coding sequence ATGAAAAAGAACGTATGGGAAGAGTTCTTCAACAGGGAGGCACCTCACTACCTCGATGAGCCTTTTACAAAGAATACAAAGGAGGAAATTGAATTCATAATGCGGGAGTTTAGGCTCCCTAAAGGAGCAAAGATTCTTGATGTTGGCTGTGGTGTGGGGAGACACTCCTTAGAACTCGCAAAGAGAGGGTACAAAGTCACTGGAATAGACATCTCCGAGGGCATGCTTAGGGAAGCTATGAAGAAAGCAGAGGAAGAAGACGTGCAGGTTGAGTTCATCAAGGCCGATGCTACAAAGTTTAAGAGGGAAAACGAGTTTGATGCTGCCATTTGCCTTTGTGAAGGTGCATTCTCGCTTCTTGGTTTAAGTGATGACCCAATAGAGCACGACCTTGCAATACTTCGGAATGTCTACGACTCGCTGAAGCCGGGAGGGAAGTTCTTGCTGACGGCCCTGAGTGCCCTTGGGAGGGTAAAGGGAGCGACTAATGAAGATATAGAGAAGGGCATATTCGACCCAAATTCAATGACTTTCTTCGAGGAGATTGAAGCCCCTGATGGGACAAAGTTCCCCATAAGGGAGCGCGTTTATGTGCCTACGGAGCTGTACTTGATGTTTAAGATGGCCGGTTTCAACGTCCTCGGCATCTGGGGCGGCACTGCCGGAAGGTGGGGGAAGAGGAAGGTTGACTTTGACGATATTGAGATAATGGTGCTAGCTGAAAAGCAGGGGTGA
- a CDS encoding type II toxin-antitoxin system VapC family toxin, translating to MSEKTVYLDSSAIIKRYIKEENSEKIVGLYTRAYQGEIKLAFSLWNIGEVLGVLDRAKRIKRINEEAHELVRARFLSEVLRMKRLGILKIIPIYGSILTNCWGLLEKCHIYQADAIQIESAKRVKASEFYTADKKITSDSTFRKFEFISGLVMHVFET from the coding sequence ATGAGCGAGAAGACAGTCTACTTGGACAGTAGCGCGATAATAAAGCGCTACATAAAAGAAGAAAACAGCGAAAAAATAGTGGGGCTGTACACTAGGGCATATCAAGGTGAAATTAAGCTAGCCTTTAGTTTGTGGAATATAGGAGAAGTTTTGGGGGTATTGGATAGAGCAAAAAGAATAAAGCGAATTAATGAGGAGGCTCATGAATTAGTTAGAGCCAGATTTCTTTCTGAAGTCCTTAGGATGAAGAGACTTGGGATATTAAAGATAATTCCGATCTATGGCTCAATTCTAACAAATTGTTGGGGCCTTTTGGAGAAATGTCATATTTATCAAGCAGATGCTATCCAAATTGAGTCTGCAAAAAGAGTGAAGGCTTCTGAATTTTATACCGCGGATAAAAAAATTACATCAGATAGCACTTTCAGAAAGTTTGAATTCATTTCTGGTTTAGTGATGCATGTTTTTGAGACATAA
- a CDS encoding helix-turn-helix domain-containing protein encodes MPMKRIKFRFLNSSDVFSDFKWFIEAIDWAYGDTHFMVGDEIIKLAELKFKEKVNPQDIMNRMRNLPYVEDVKLIPLKNGHYYLYTRAKLPRHPNAEEAFDILELQKRGFLIFEKGTMTREESFLYVVCEENLVPEVISAIKRIYNAEVASIEDYTPKEGIFSKLTEKQLKTLLVAYKSGYFDNPRRITLRELAQILGLSPSTVKEHLRKAERKILEELIG; translated from the coding sequence ATGCCTATGAAGAGGATAAAGTTCAGGTTTCTCAATTCTTCGGATGTGTTCTCGGACTTTAAATGGTTTATAGAGGCGATTGACTGGGCATACGGGGACACGCACTTCATGGTCGGTGACGAAATCATAAAGCTCGCGGAATTGAAGTTCAAAGAAAAAGTTAACCCCCAAGATATCATGAATCGAATGAGGAACCTTCCCTATGTAGAGGACGTCAAGCTGATACCCCTAAAAAACGGCCATTACTACCTGTACACACGTGCAAAACTCCCAAGACACCCTAACGCAGAAGAAGCCTTTGACATACTTGAGCTCCAGAAAAGAGGCTTTTTAATATTTGAGAAGGGCACGATGACTCGCGAGGAGAGTTTTCTCTACGTCGTGTGTGAGGAGAACCTGGTTCCTGAAGTCATATCGGCCATTAAGAGAATCTATAACGCAGAGGTCGCCAGCATAGAAGATTACACGCCAAAGGAGGGCATATTCTCAAAGCTCACAGAAAAACAACTAAAAACCCTGCTGGTGGCCTACAAGAGCGGCTACTTCGACAATCCAAGGAGGATAACCCTCCGAGAACTGGCGCAAATACTCGGCCTAAGTCCATCAACCGTGAAGGAGCACTTAAGGAAAGCGGAGAGGAAAATCCTTGAGGAGCTTATAGGCTAA
- a CDS encoding SDR family NAD(P)-dependent oxidoreductase: MLAVVTGASRGIGRLLVERLIKKGYQVVGIARSREALEELKARFGDSFEYVVQDLAQNGAEREVKKALERLGVDKVDLLINNAGFAVKKPLLEHGEEELQKLFRVLTISPVLMTKELLPLMQSGSKVVMVLSGVAFVRTPEIPAYGAAKAALHYLSLTLSEELRENGIKVIRVYPKQVATPFWDKTPKGAISPEQVADAIIKAIENGREEVFVPGYIKVAKYLPRWPALTYRFEF; this comes from the coding sequence ATGCTGGCTGTAGTTACGGGAGCATCAAGAGGCATCGGCCGTCTTTTGGTCGAGAGGTTAATCAAAAAGGGCTACCAAGTTGTGGGGATAGCGAGAAGCAGAGAAGCACTGGAGGAGCTTAAAGCTAGATTCGGCGACTCTTTTGAATATGTAGTCCAAGATTTAGCCCAGAATGGCGCAGAAAGAGAGGTCAAGAAAGCCCTTGAGAGGCTGGGGGTGGATAAGGTTGACCTCCTCATCAACAACGCCGGGTTTGCTGTAAAAAAGCCCCTTCTGGAGCACGGTGAAGAAGAACTTCAAAAGCTGTTTAGAGTTTTAACAATAAGCCCGGTTTTAATGACTAAAGAACTGCTACCCCTTATGCAAAGCGGTTCGAAGGTTGTAATGGTGTTGAGTGGAGTTGCCTTTGTTAGAACTCCTGAAATTCCAGCCTACGGTGCCGCAAAAGCCGCCCTTCACTACTTATCACTTACACTTAGCGAAGAGCTCCGGGAAAATGGAATAAAGGTCATAAGGGTATATCCAAAGCAGGTTGCCACGCCTTTCTGGGACAAAACTCCGAAGGGAGCTATCTCACCGGAGCAGGTTGCCGATGCCATAATAAAGGCAATAGAAAATGGAAGAGAAGAAGTTTTCGTGCCGGGATACATTAAGGTTGCGAAATACCTGCCGAGATGGCCAGCTCTAACCTACAGGTTTGAATTTTAA
- a CDS encoding thiamine-phosphate kinase has protein sequence MEREIIELFMKYFKNQGELPLGDDTGALKLGGEWLIATNDMLVKSTDVPEIMTPEQVGFKVFTMNVSDVAAMGGKPIGFLFSLGVPRDIDMEYLEAIAKGIAKASDFYSTPIISADTNEACDLIIDGIALGETKRLLTRSGAKEGDLVCVTGDIGRALAGLKVYFDNLGVSPKTRKALYEKLLEPKARLREGQILSNYANAAIDISDGMSKELHLIAEMSKVRITIYAEKLPIRKEVFEVAELLGVDPINLALASGEEFELIFTIPEEHLEKLDFEFSIIGEVEKGEGVYLQRDGKLERMPLLGWEHLAKP, from the coding sequence GTGGAGCGCGAGATAATAGAGCTCTTCATGAAATACTTCAAGAATCAAGGGGAGCTACCTTTGGGAGATGACACTGGAGCACTAAAGCTCGGTGGTGAGTGGCTCATAGCAACAAACGACATGCTGGTGAAAAGCACAGACGTTCCGGAGATAATGACGCCCGAGCAGGTTGGCTTTAAAGTCTTCACCATGAACGTGAGCGATGTTGCCGCTATGGGAGGTAAACCGATAGGGTTCCTCTTCTCCCTTGGAGTGCCCAGAGATATTGATATGGAGTATCTTGAGGCCATTGCAAAGGGGATCGCTAAGGCTTCTGACTTCTACAGCACGCCCATAATAAGTGCCGATACTAACGAAGCATGCGATCTCATAATAGACGGGATAGCCCTTGGAGAGACCAAAAGGTTGCTCACGAGAAGCGGAGCAAAGGAGGGAGATTTGGTCTGCGTTACCGGTGACATTGGAAGGGCTCTAGCGGGGCTTAAAGTCTACTTTGATAACCTTGGAGTTAGTCCAAAAACAAGGAAAGCTCTCTATGAGAAGCTCCTTGAGCCCAAGGCGAGGCTCAGAGAGGGGCAAATTCTGTCGAACTATGCAAACGCCGCAATAGACATAAGCGACGGCATGAGCAAGGAGCTCCATTTGATAGCGGAGATGAGCAAAGTGAGGATAACCATCTATGCCGAAAAGCTCCCAATAAGGAAGGAAGTTTTTGAGGTTGCAGAGCTCTTGGGAGTTGACCCTATTAACCTTGCACTGGCAAGTGGAGAGGAGTTTGAGCTCATCTTTACTATCCCCGAGGAACACCTCGAAAAGCTCGACTTTGAGTTTTCCATAATTGGAGAGGTTGAAAAGGGAGAGGGCGTTTACCTGCAGAGAGATGGAAAACTTGAGAGGATGCCCCTTTTGGGATGGGAGCACTTGGCAAAGCCTTAA
- a CDS encoding galactokinase — protein MVMIRVESPGRVNLIGEHTDYTFGYVMPMAINLYTILEGEKAEVVTLYSEHFREEKFFSLDQLYKENTWIDYVKGVYWVLKSEGYNIGGIKGKILGNLPIGAGLSSSASLELAVMAFLDKAYSLNLSRLEMALFAKKAENEFVGVPCGILDQFAIAFGKKGHAIFLDTDTLSYGYIPFPSDVSVLVFYTGVKRELASSAYAERRKIAEESLRFLGKRTSKDVDESELIKLPSLYRKFFGYIVRENRRVLEVRDALKNGNIEEVGEILTRAHWDIARNYGVSSEELDFFVRKARELGAYGARLTGAGFGGSAIALVDKEKAEEVGKAVLEEYGKKFPWKAKYFIVEPSDGVG, from the coding sequence ATGGTTATGATAAGGGTCGAATCCCCTGGCAGGGTGAACTTAATAGGCGAGCACACCGACTATACCTTCGGCTACGTAATGCCGATGGCAATAAACCTCTACACAATTTTGGAGGGAGAAAAAGCGGAAGTGGTGACTCTTTATTCAGAACACTTTAGAGAGGAGAAATTCTTCAGCTTGGATCAGCTTTACAAGGAGAACACATGGATAGACTACGTAAAAGGAGTTTATTGGGTTCTAAAGTCGGAAGGGTACAATATAGGAGGAATTAAAGGGAAAATACTAGGCAACTTACCAATTGGAGCCGGATTAAGTTCTTCAGCAAGCCTGGAACTTGCGGTTATGGCTTTTCTAGACAAGGCATATTCCCTCAACCTTTCTCGTCTCGAAATGGCATTGTTTGCCAAAAAAGCGGAAAACGAATTTGTAGGTGTGCCCTGTGGAATTCTTGACCAGTTTGCAATAGCTTTTGGAAAGAAGGGACACGCAATATTTTTGGATACAGACACACTAAGCTACGGGTACATACCGTTCCCCAGCGACGTTTCGGTGCTGGTGTTCTACACGGGAGTTAAAAGAGAACTTGCCTCTTCAGCATACGCGGAAAGAAGGAAAATCGCAGAGGAATCACTTCGTTTTCTTGGAAAAAGAACTTCAAAAGACGTTGATGAAAGTGAACTTATTAAGCTCCCCTCCCTTTACCGGAAGTTCTTTGGCTATATCGTTAGGGAAAATCGGCGTGTCCTCGAAGTAAGGGACGCCCTGAAGAACGGGAATATTGAAGAGGTCGGGGAAATATTAACCAGGGCCCACTGGGACATTGCAAGAAACTACGGAGTGAGCTCAGAGGAGCTGGACTTCTTCGTAAGAAAAGCCAGGGAACTTGGAGCTTATGGGGCAAGGTTAACAGGAGCAGGCTTTGGAGGCTCGGCAATAGCCCTCGTTGACAAGGAAAAGGCGGAGGAGGTTGGAAAAGCAGTCCTTGAGGAGTATGGAAAGAAGTTCCCGTGGAAGGCTAAGTACTTCATCGTAGAGCCATCTGATGGGGTGGGATAG
- a CDS encoding glycoside hydrolase family 57 protein — translation MRALVFHGNLQYAEIPKSEIPKVIEKAYTPTIGTLIKEEIPFGLNITGYTLKLLPKEIIDLVKEGIANNLIEIIGTSYTHAILPLLPLNRVEAQVQGDREVKEELFEVSPKGFWLPELAYDPIIPAILKDNGYEYLFADGEAMLFSAHLNSAIKPIKPLYPHLIKAQREKRFRYINYLLGLRELRKAIKLVFEGKVTLKAVKNIEAVPVWVSVNTAVMLGIGRLPLMNPKKVASWIEDKDNILLYGTDIEFIGYRDIAGYRMSVEGLLEVIEELNSELCLPSELKHSGRELYLRTSSWAPDKSLRIWTEDEGNARLNMLSYNMRGELAFLAENSDARGWEPLPERRLDAFRAIYNDWRGENGEP, via the coding sequence TTGAGGGCGCTCGTCTTTCACGGCAACCTTCAGTATGCCGAAATTCCAAAGAGTGAAATCCCAAAGGTCATAGAGAAGGCATACACTCCAACTATTGGGACGCTGATTAAAGAAGAAATTCCCTTTGGGCTCAACATAACGGGCTATACCTTAAAGCTCCTCCCGAAGGAGATCATAGACCTCGTTAAGGAGGGTATCGCGAATAACTTGATTGAGATAATTGGAACGAGCTACACGCACGCAATACTCCCCCTCCTGCCGCTTAACAGAGTAGAAGCACAAGTTCAGGGAGATAGGGAAGTTAAGGAAGAGCTCTTCGAGGTCTCCCCTAAGGGTTTCTGGCTGCCGGAACTCGCCTATGACCCGATAATCCCTGCCATACTGAAGGACAACGGCTATGAGTATCTCTTCGCCGACGGGGAGGCGATGCTTTTCTCAGCTCACCTCAACTCGGCGATAAAGCCAATTAAACCGCTCTATCCGCATCTCATAAAGGCCCAGAGGGAAAAGCGCTTTAGGTACATCAACTATCTCCTTGGTCTCAGGGAGCTTAGGAAGGCGATAAAGCTCGTTTTTGAAGGTAAGGTAACGCTAAAGGCAGTCAAAAACATCGAAGCCGTACCCGTTTGGGTGTCCGTGAACACTGCTGTAATGCTCGGCATCGGAAGGCTTCCCCTTATGAACCCTAAGAAAGTGGCAAGCTGGATAGAGGACAAGGACAACATTCTCCTATACGGCACAGACATAGAGTTCATTGGCTATAGGGACATTGCAGGCTACAGAATGAGTGTTGAGGGATTGTTAGAGGTTATAGAGGAGCTCAACTCGGAACTGTGCCTTCCCTCAGAGCTGAAGCACAGTGGAAGGGAGCTCTACTTACGGACTTCAAGCTGGGCACCAGATAAGAGCTTGAGGATATGGACGGAGGATGAGGGGAACGCAAGGCTAAACATGCTGTCCTACAATATGAGGGGCGAACTCGCCTTTTTGGCTGAAAACAGTGATGCCCGTGGGTGGGAGCCCCTCCCTGAGAGGAGGCTCGACGCCTTCCGGGCGATATACAACGATTGGAGGGGTGAAAATGGGGAACCTTAG